One window from the genome of Pseudanabaena yagii GIHE-NHR1 encodes:
- a CDS encoding hydroxysqualene dehydroxylase, with protein sequence MTDKPKVIVVGAGWAGLGATYQLTKQGYDVTLLEAGAQAGGLVAGWKTAGGRSVEAGIHGFWYPYRNIFSLVKELELDPFTPWTRSAQYSPAGLEVESPIFQDLPRLPSPLGTFAYTQFKRLPLSDRLSALPLMYAVVDFDNSDDAWKRYDGITARELFRQYGVSERLYRESFEPMLLVGLFAPGEQCSAAAALGMLYYFILAHQADFDVVWCRGTVGEKIFKPWCDRITSLGGKILTNRRVSDLRVDGSGKVTGVICGEETFDADAVVFSVGISGMQKIVSNSAALQKRREFRNLMNLGAIDVLAVRLWFDRKINIPRPSNACFGFDATTGWTFFDLNALHDEYADETGSVIEVDFYHANQFLPLDNQEIVTIVQQYLATCLQEFSNATVVDSSVIRLPRAVTHFAPGSYQHLLRPITSFPNLYMSGDWIITNHGSWSQEKAYVTGLEAANLVTQQFSQGNMAQILPIEADEPHIQIARSLNQNLRNLAKSMIPNFSLP encoded by the coding sequence ATGACAGATAAACCAAAAGTAATCGTTGTTGGTGCAGGTTGGGCTGGCTTAGGCGCGACCTATCAACTCACCAAGCAGGGCTATGATGTCACCTTGCTAGAGGCAGGGGCGCAGGCAGGGGGCTTAGTCGCAGGTTGGAAAACCGCAGGGGGGCGATCGGTTGAGGCAGGCATTCACGGTTTTTGGTATCCCTATCGCAATATTTTTTCCTTAGTTAAAGAGCTAGAGCTTGATCCCTTCACCCCTTGGACGCGATCGGCACAATATTCCCCCGCAGGATTAGAAGTGGAATCGCCGATTTTTCAAGACTTGCCGCGATTGCCTTCACCCCTTGGCACTTTTGCCTATACACAATTTAAAAGATTGCCACTTAGCGATCGCCTTTCGGCATTGCCTCTAATGTATGCCGTAGTGGACTTTGACAATTCCGATGATGCATGGAAACGCTACGATGGCATCACCGCCAGAGAGTTATTCCGTCAGTATGGTGTATCGGAGCGGTTATATCGTGAATCCTTTGAGCCAATGCTATTAGTCGGATTATTTGCTCCTGGAGAGCAATGCTCGGCGGCGGCGGCTTTGGGAATGTTGTATTACTTCATCTTGGCGCATCAAGCGGATTTTGATGTAGTCTGGTGTCGTGGCACAGTGGGCGAAAAAATCTTTAAACCTTGGTGCGATCGCATTACCAGTTTAGGTGGCAAAATCCTCACCAATAGACGTGTTAGCGATTTGCGCGTTGATGGATCGGGTAAAGTTACAGGTGTAATTTGTGGCGAAGAAACCTTTGATGCCGATGCCGTGGTTTTCTCCGTGGGCATTTCAGGGATGCAGAAAATTGTCTCTAATAGTGCGGCTTTACAAAAAAGGCGTGAATTTCGTAACTTGATGAATTTAGGAGCGATCGATGTTTTAGCCGTGCGCCTATGGTTCGATCGCAAAATCAATATTCCTCGTCCATCCAATGCTTGCTTTGGTTTTGATGCAACTACTGGCTGGACATTCTTTGATCTCAATGCGCTCCATGATGAATATGCAGATGAGACTGGTTCGGTAATCGAAGTGGATTTTTATCACGCAAACCAATTCTTGCCCCTTGACAATCAAGAAATCGTAACAATTGTCCAGCAATATCTCGCCACTTGTTTGCAAGAATTTAGTAATGCAACAGTTGTGGATAGCAGTGTAATTAGGTTGCCTCGCGCTGTGACCCATTTCGCCCCCGGAAGTTACCAGCACCTATTGCGCCCTATTACTAGCTTTCCAAACTTATATATGAGTGGTGATTGGATTATTACGAATCATGGCTCATGGTCTCAGGAAAAAGCCTATGTCACTGGGTTAGAAGCGGCAAATTTAGTGACTCAACAATTTAGTCAGGGGAACATGGCTCAGATTCTCCCAATTGAAGCCGATGAGCCTCACATCCAAATTGCGCGATCGCTCAACCAAAACCTAAGAAATTTGGCAAAATCCATGATCCCTAACTTTTCCTTGCCATAA
- a CDS encoding type I restriction enzyme HsdR N-terminal domain-containing protein, protein MPVTLQASRLSLYDVESKLHLRQQFTTDDFFTQLLQSSPDLSEFEKQILDRTKQHYSYLAKRPLLEVTVKMVTLSPLLSLAGFYDPPFYTTLEESVEVESQDGSETVRGQIDVLVLQNSIWVVVIESKSVQYDVMMALPQALTYMSASPNHLANQNTFGMITNGREFRFIKLEPTPSPTYTLSKVFSLSEPENHLYLVLQILKSLGQLVISQ, encoded by the coding sequence ATGCCTGTAACTCTACAAGCCTCAAGGCTCAGCTTGTACGATGTCGAAAGTAAATTGCATTTACGGCAACAATTCACAACTGATGACTTTTTTACACAATTACTACAGTCATCGCCCGATCTGAGTGAATTTGAAAAACAGATTTTAGATCGTACTAAGCAACATTACAGTTATCTGGCTAAGCGTCCACTCTTAGAAGTAACCGTCAAGATGGTTACACTGTCGCCTTTGCTATCCCTCGCAGGATTTTATGACCCGCCATTTTACACAACCCTCGAAGAATCAGTTGAAGTGGAATCTCAAGATGGCTCTGAAACAGTACGAGGACAAATTGATGTCTTAGTGCTGCAAAATTCGATTTGGGTAGTGGTGATCGAGTCTAAGAGTGTTCAGTATGACGTAATGATGGCGTTGCCTCAAGCCCTGACCTACATGAGTGCTAGCCCTAATCATTTGGCTAACCAAAATACATTTGGGATGATTACCAATGGGCGAGAATTTCGTTTTATTAAGCTAGAACCGACTCCTTCACCTACTTACACACTATCTAAAGTTTTCTCACTCTCAGAACCAGAAAACCATTTATACCTAGTGCTGCAAATTTTAAAATCTCTTGGTCAGCTCGTCATATCACAGTAA
- a CDS encoding PHP domain-containing protein has protein sequence MVTQTPLLISESSATSKLRKIFASVDAMSCPHRLNFHLHTVHSDGKMQAVDLIQQAIALRLSDLAITDHHAIGGYYVAKQYLDNFASQVNEPANLPTLWSGIEVNASLIFTEVHILGYGFDPKHGAMHPYLQGKTTAGLDYQAISVIKAIHSAGGLAVLAHPARYRRSPEDLIPAAAALGIDGVETYYGYDNSDPWKPSPKQTEEIRHLADIHGLMHTCGTDSHGFKISKRL, from the coding sequence ATGGTAACTCAAACTCCGCTATTGATCTCAGAGTCGAGCGCAACCAGTAAATTGCGAAAAATTTTTGCGTCTGTCGATGCCATGAGTTGTCCACATAGGCTGAACTTTCATTTGCATACGGTGCATTCTGATGGCAAGATGCAGGCTGTTGATTTAATTCAGCAGGCGATCGCTTTGCGTCTATCCGATTTGGCAATTACCGATCACCATGCGATCGGCGGTTATTACGTTGCCAAGCAATATCTTGATAATTTTGCTAGCCAAGTCAATGAGCCAGCAAACCTCCCAACCCTCTGGTCAGGGATCGAAGTGAATGCCAGTCTAATTTTTACGGAAGTACATATTCTCGGCTATGGCTTTGATCCTAAACATGGGGCAATGCACCCTTATTTGCAAGGTAAAACCACCGCAGGTTTAGACTATCAAGCAATTAGTGTAATTAAAGCCATTCATTCGGCTGGGGGACTAGCGGTACTTGCCCATCCTGCCCGTTATCGGCGATCGCCTGAAGACCTGATTCCCGCCGCCGCCGCCTTGGGGATTGACGGTGTAGAAACCTACTATGGTTATGACAATAGCGATCCTTGGAAACCTAGCCCTAAGCAAACCGAAGAAATTCGGCATCTTGCGGATATTCATGGACTTATGCACACCTGTGGAACTGACTCTCACGGTTTTAAAATTAGTAAGAGACTTTAA
- a CDS encoding DUF2997 domain-containing protein, translating into MSQYQRIEYLIGKDGKIVERAIDMSGSECVAITAEIESNLGKVETRELLSSYYETSEQSLDHNVIEQAQYGQYDQQS; encoded by the coding sequence ATGTCGCAATATCAACGTATCGAGTACTTAATCGGGAAAGATGGCAAAATCGTTGAGCGTGCGATTGACATGTCTGGTAGTGAATGCGTTGCTATTACTGCCGAAATCGAGTCGAATTTAGGCAAAGTCGAAACTCGCGAATTATTATCTAGTTATTACGAGACTTCTGAGCAAAGCCTTGATCATAATGTGATCGAGCAAGCCCAGTATGGTCAATACGATCAACAGTCCTAA
- a CDS encoding DUF29 domain-containing protein, with protein METGLYETDFYGWTMQQSKLLALGKLDGLDVANLVEEIESLGKQKQQELSNRLGVLIGHLLKWQYQPQKRSRSWQVTIQLQREEIQDLLADNPSLKSYLDKALFKGFRLGLALVLSETPIKKNVLPNECPYTLEQLLDLSFPDDIDVEF; from the coding sequence ATGGAAACAGGTTTATATGAGACAGATTTTTATGGTTGGACAATGCAGCAGTCCAAACTTTTAGCATTAGGTAAGTTAGATGGATTAGATGTAGCTAACTTAGTTGAGGAAATTGAGTCTTTGGGTAAGCAAAAGCAGCAGGAGTTATCTAATCGGCTAGGAGTGCTGATTGGACATCTCTTAAAATGGCAATACCAACCCCAAAAGCGATCGCGTAGTTGGCAAGTGACGATCCAGTTGCAAAGAGAGGAAATTCAAGACTTGTTAGCGGACAATCCGAGTCTAAAGTCCTATTTAGATAAAGCTTTGTTCAAGGGTTTTCGCTTGGGATTAGCGTTAGTTTTGAGTGAGACACCAATTAAGAAAAACGTATTGCCCAATGAATGTCCCTATACCTTGGAACAGTTGCTGGACTTGAGCTTTCCTGATGATATTGATGTGGAGTTTTAA
- a CDS encoding tetratricopeptide repeat protein, with protein sequence MKEFLLLLTIIGSCIFCNSAIAAPSTTETVKAKSTNTATKTTKGKYDVWMRIGYKAYDKKDYNTALINFKRALKLRPNDVYATKAIQNTEKRLAGK encoded by the coding sequence ATGAAAGAATTTCTATTGCTCCTTACGATTATCGGCTCCTGCATATTTTGTAACTCCGCTATAGCTGCGCCATCAACCACAGAAACTGTTAAAGCCAAATCAACCAACACTGCTACCAAAACTACAAAAGGTAAATATGACGTTTGGATGAGAATCGGTTATAAAGCCTATGACAAAAAAGACTACAACACCGCTCTGATTAACTTTAAGAGAGCTTTAAAGTTGCGCCCCAATGATGTCTATGCCACTAAAGCAATTCAAAATACCGAGAAGCGTTTAGCTGGAAAATGA
- a CDS encoding winged helix-turn-helix domain-containing protein produces MLLTEQPVSASKTTVGCILVVEDEAIIQEAIALALREEGYSVFLAEDGYTALQIAKTAVRLDLVILDVMLPSINGLDFCRILRHEGNNVPVLMISAKGNESDRIVGLEVGADDYLSKPFGMRELVARCRALLRRSRRDFVATNATVYKFGDITMYPDECRVTINDTEINLSPKEFRLLDLFMSHPRRVWSREQLLEKVWGVDFVGDSKTVDVHIRWLREKIEIDPSDPKHIVTVRGFGYRLG; encoded by the coding sequence ATGCTCTTAACAGAACAGCCTGTCTCAGCTTCTAAAACCACTGTCGGTTGTATCTTGGTAGTGGAAGATGAAGCGATAATTCAAGAGGCGATCGCTCTGGCTTTGCGGGAAGAAGGATATAGCGTTTTCCTCGCTGAAGATGGTTATACAGCTTTACAAATTGCCAAAACTGCGGTGAGGCTAGATTTGGTAATTTTAGATGTAATGTTGCCTTCGATTAATGGTCTAGATTTCTGTCGGATCTTGCGTCATGAAGGTAACAATGTTCCTGTTTTGATGATTAGTGCTAAAGGCAATGAGTCCGATCGCATTGTGGGCTTAGAGGTCGGAGCTGATGACTATCTCAGTAAACCCTTTGGGATGCGTGAACTTGTAGCCCGTTGTCGAGCATTATTGCGTCGTAGTCGTCGTGATTTCGTGGCAACCAATGCCACAGTATATAAATTTGGCGATATCACTATGTATCCCGATGAATGTCGCGTGACAATCAATGATACAGAGATTAACCTTTCGCCAAAAGAATTTCGTCTACTCGATTTGTTTATGAGTCATCCCCGTCGTGTTTGGTCACGGGAGCAGCTACTGGAAAAGGTCTGGGGAGTAGACTTTGTTGGTGATAGCAAAACTGTTGATGTGCATATTCGCTGGTTGCGCGAAAAAATCGAAATTGATCCCAGCGATCCTAAACATATTGTGACTGTACGTGGCTTTGGTTATCGCTTAGGCTAG
- a CDS encoding S-layer homology domain-containing protein, translated as MKFTFRLILGLIACSLTACQGSNLGNSLEGAIAPANPNSDSSPEPIAEQNKPAPSATPTVTPTTEPVTTPSPAPIASPSVTPKFSDRPNFPNFKSESLSNQMIAIAVQALPNSSSTKNPNSLKTFFYINFATAQPQAGEFSDIEQAPVALRPWIKDLNKLGTITAKTGLQFQPNNLVARREYARWLLQTNNRLYKNQPSRQIRLAQPNDTASFTDVPNNHPDFAIIQGLANAGLIGTGDRFRPNDPLLREELVQWKIPLDLRQPLPSATWDSISQTWGFKDSDRISENALGAIFADAQLRDISNIRRSFGFTTLLQPQKPVTRAEAVASLWYFGTATDGISANKVVELDR; from the coding sequence ATGAAGTTCACATTTCGATTAATCCTAGGACTAATTGCTTGTTCCCTCACCGCTTGCCAAGGGTCTAATCTTGGCAATTCCTTAGAAGGGGCGATCGCTCCAGCAAACCCTAACAGTGACTCCAGCCCTGAACCCATTGCTGAACAAAATAAACCTGCTCCCTCTGCCACCCCAACTGTAACTCCCACCACAGAACCTGTCACCACGCCATCTCCTGCTCCCATCGCTTCCCCCAGCGTGACTCCAAAATTTAGCGATCGCCCTAATTTCCCAAATTTTAAAAGTGAAAGCTTATCTAATCAGATGATTGCGATCGCTGTACAAGCTTTACCTAATTCTTCAAGCACTAAAAATCCAAATTCTCTCAAAACCTTTTTTTATATCAATTTTGCAACTGCTCAACCTCAGGCGGGCGAATTTAGTGACATCGAGCAGGCTCCCGTTGCCTTAAGACCTTGGATCAAAGATCTCAATAAATTAGGGACTATTACCGCAAAAACAGGATTGCAATTCCAGCCTAATAACTTAGTAGCAAGGCGAGAATATGCCAGATGGCTACTGCAAACTAATAATCGTCTCTACAAAAATCAACCAAGCCGCCAGATTCGTCTCGCGCAACCCAATGACACGGCAAGTTTTACGGATGTACCGAATAACCATCCTGACTTTGCCATCATTCAAGGCTTAGCTAATGCAGGGCTAATTGGTACAGGCGATCGCTTTCGTCCTAATGATCCCCTCCTCCGTGAAGAATTGGTGCAATGGAAAATACCCCTTGATCTCCGACAGCCTTTACCTAGTGCTACATGGGACAGTATTAGTCAAACATGGGGCTTTAAAGATAGCGATCGCATTAGCGAAAATGCTTTAGGGGCAATTTTTGCTGATGCCCAACTGCGCGATATTTCTAACATTCGTCGTAGCTTTGGATTTACTACATTGTTACAACCCCAAAAGCCTGTTACCCGCGCCGAAGCTGTTGCTTCTCTCTGGTATTTTGGCACAGCAACCGATGGAATCTCGGCGAATAAAGTTGTGGAACTTGATCGCTAG